The window CCACATCACCTCCCCTCCATTCTTCCAGTGAATTCTGGAGGTTGGTATAAGACCCCCCCAGCCCTCGAAATCGAAAATCATTAGCCCCAGCTTGCCCCCCAATCGCGCTTCATTGCAAAGTGGCGCACTAATTGCAAAAAAGTTGCAGTGCTGAATTGCAGTCGCTCGTAAAAACCGCCACCGAGACGGCCCTCGCTCTTGGGAATCACTCTCAAAAGCGAACAAAAACCTCGGAAATCGATTCACCGTCGAAACCAAACCAAAAAATGAAAACAACGAACAAAACAACTTACCGTCGAGCCAGCAAAGCGGGTTTGACCCTCATTGAGCTCCTTGTGGTGCTCGTCATCCTGACCGGACTTGGCTCCCTGCTGCTTCCGACCATCAACGATGCGCTGACCCGCACTCACCTGGCCACCTGCTCGGCTAGCTTCCAAGATGTTCACACCATGGCCCAGCGCGCCCTCTTCGACGGCGGCGGGATTGGCAACAATCTTGAAACTGGCGTCTTTAACACTTCCGGCGAGTCCGTGAATGGGGCGAGCTTTGTTGGCACGCTCACTCAAGCCGAAGTCACTGCCCTGAACAACATTGGACTCACTACAGTTATCAACCATGGTGATCCTACCGCTGCGGGCTATGATCCTACTTTCGAAATCGGAGGTGTGGCAGAAACTCTTGATACTGCAACGGAGGTTCTTCGCTTCACTGGGGCTGACACGCTCGGCCTTTACTTGCCTGGTGCCACAGCAGATGACGCCTACGTTGTGTTGATGATCGGTCGTGATTGGACTGGTTTGGGCGACGTGGCCGCTGAACCACCGGTTCACTTCGGTGATGATCCCAATGCGACCCCAAACAAAGTGCACTCACGTTTTGGCCTGGTTTTCCAAGTCTCGAGTGATGCAGATGGATCGATCACAGACCTTGGTGATGACGGCGTAGCCGGGACGGGAGACGATACTCTCGGAGCAGGCGGAGTCGAAACCGCTCAGTTCATCACTGTCGCTTACACCCTGGATGGCGAAGGGCTCGAAACCCGTGACGAACACACCGCCGTCTATTGGAATGAAGTCGTAGAAGGCAGCTAACTTTTAGCTCTTCAAAGCTATCAAGTAGCGGGGGCGTTCGAATGGCGAGCGCCCCCGCTTTGCTTGGCTCTGGGACTTTTTCCCTCAGAAACTCTCAGGCTCATTCTTCTCTCTCCCCGAGCAAATTTCTCATGGATTGGAACATGGTGCCCGAAACAGAAAACGCTTGGTCGCCTTCTCGTCCGCAAACTTGGCAGCCCGCCGGCGGCCGTCCAGAGCGCCAGGCCGGGCTAACCTTGATTGAGCTGCTCGTGGTCCTCGTCATCCTAGTGGGTCTGGGAGGTCTCACGCTGGCCTTGATTAACAATGGGGCCACCTTGACCGGGGCAGACGGCGTCACTCGGACTGACAATCAAATCGTGACCGAAGAGACCCTCCAAACCGTGAGAGACGTCTTGATCGGCACCTCTTCTAGCGATCTTGGCTATTACCAGCACCTTGGCCAGTTTCCCGAAAGCTTGGGGGCTCTTCTGACCAATATCGATAACGAACCCATTTACAATCCCGCCACCAAACGAGGCTGGCGGGGTCCTTACTTGGCCACGGGGGGCGGCCGCTACGGAAACTTCCTCGACGCATCCGACCAGTTTCCCGACAACAGCGAGATCAGCGGCATCGAGGATGATCCAGTTATCTTGGACTCCTGGGGAAAACCCCTCCTGCTGGGACAAGAAAGTGGCAGTGATTTCGCCTGGTTGATTTCGGCAGGGCCGGACCGCGAACTCGACACCGATCTCGACACCGCCCTCGATAGTGATCGAGATGATGACCTGGTGCTCTTTCTTCTGACCACCGATCCCAACCTCCAATGACCACCTCCTCCTCATGGCTTGCTCGGGACGCACGCAAGGGCGGCCTCACCCTAATCGAACTCCTCGTGGTCCTGAGCGTGATCGCGGTTCTCTCCACGGCCGCCCTCCGAAGTGTCGTCGGGACAGTTGACCAACAGAACTACGACACCAACGTCGAACAGCTCGAGGAAATTGAAAAAGCCATTTTGGGGGACGGCGACACGGCCGGCTTCCTATCTGATCTGGGACGGCTTCCTGAGGTCCGCGATGGATCTCCCGTCGAAGATCAACTCGAAGAGTTGCTCGACCCCACGATCTGGGATGCGGATGAGCTTTTTGGAGTGTCCAGCCCTGATGGAGACCCCGACGTCCAGCTGGCCACAGGCTGGCGCGGACCTTACATCGATTTGGGAATCAATCAGGATGAACTCGATGACGCTTTTGCGAATCCCTATCAGTTACTCCAAGCTGACCGCTCCCCCATCGACGCCTCAGACGATGATGAAAATGACATCGCAATCATCGAAAGCTTTGGGGCTGACGGTGCTGATGGAGGGACGATTTTTTCCGAGGACGTGGAGATCGTCTTCGAAGACACCACTACTGGTCAAAATTTCTGGAGGACCATCCTCACTGTGAATGTCTCGCCCCCAGAGGGCGAAACGCTGATTGAGAGAGACAACCCGGCTACGACCGAGAGCATTGTGGTCCGGATTTATGGAGCCAACCCAGATTTTGATCCCTCTGACCCCACTTCTCAAAAGCTGCACACCATCGAGCAAGTCGAAGAAGAGATCTCCAATACTGGTGACAGCAGTTTCTCTTTCCTCCTAGATGGCGATGATGATCCCACCAATGATCCGGACCTGAATCCTGGTCCCGGACTTCCCATCGGGCCGAAAGCCCTGCGCATCTATCGGGTCGAGAGCGTTCCCGCCGACAAACAAGATGCAATTGCAGACAGCGAGCTCCAAAGCAAATCTCCCATCACTTACTTCAACCTGAGTCAGTTCAACACGAGCGAAACGCTCTTCATTGACTAAATGGCTTCTTGAGTCCCTGACAGCCTGCTTCCATGTCTCGCCCCAGCAAAACTTTCCTCATCCAAGCCTGTCCTCGTCATTTCAGAGTGGACCTCCGGAAAACGGCTCAGGGCTACGCCGTGGCCCAAGTGCTCCGCGAGGGAGGAGGGGAAGGCCCTGAGGAGGAGGGCTTGGAACTCTTTGACCCTGCCGGGAGTGGAGTCCTCGAGACCGAGTGGATCGTCCCTCTGGTCAGGCAGCGGCCCAAACCCGCTCCCGAAATCACCATTCTCAGTGACCGCATCACCAGCGTGGTCAGCGAGTCGCCCGGCGGACCAGGGGAGGATTGGCGGGGCGCGGCCGAAATGGAGGCCCAGACCATCAGCGGGCTGGCCTCTTCGGAGGCGGTGGCCGCCACCACTCGCCTGCCAGCCAACTCTGGTATGATCCGCTCCTGGATCGTGCAAGCGGCCATCCGGGACGTGGCCGCCATGCGGAATGCGGTCTCGGGCGCTTCGGGGAGTCGCTTGGTTTCGCTGGGACACCCGGCCGGCATCCGGCTCGATCCGACCGCCCCGCAGCTTGAAAACTGGACCGACTTCACTCTTTTCCACGCCGCCGGGGGAGAGCGCATCGACCTCCGCGGTTGGAATGGCCCCGACTCCCTGGCAGAAGCCAAGGAAGATGGGGAAGTGGCTGCCGCGCTGGCCCAGGCCGGACAAACCGCCCAAATCCTCCTGGCAGCCTCCGCTCCCGCTGAAGCCTACTCGGGGACGATTGCCGATTTTTCTGATCCATTTTGGATTGAGAGTTGGAGCCAAGCGCTTGCGAAAGCCTGTGATCCCCTGACCGGACAGATTCTCGGGCTCCCTCTGGTTTCGGTGCCCAAGCCACCTCCCAGCGCGGCCGCCGTCGCCAAAACTTCCGGTGCCATCGGCTTGGCCATGGCAGTCTTGCTCGGAGGGCACTTCTTGTTGGAGAGGTCCAACCATGAAAACTTGGAAGAGAACCTCCGCGAAGTGAAGACCCCGGCCGAAAGGGTCTCCACTGCCAGAAGTCAAATCGCCGAATTGAAGCGGGAGCTGCGGACGCTTCAGGCGACGGCCAGATCGGCCGGGGCCTCGGGCGTTAATGTCTATGCTCACCGTCGGCGGATCGGCTCTCTTTTAGACGGGATCGCCGCCGCTTCCAAGGTGCGCGAGGCGGTGGTGGTCGACTTTCGGCCGGAAAGCTTGAACACCGTTTTGACCGGGGCTGCCACCACTTTCAATGCCCCACAGACCCTGGCCACTGAAATCGATGAAGCGCTCGCGGGCAACGGATGGCGGGCCAGCTTGGTTCGAAGGACCGCTAAGCTCCTGCGGCCTGACGGAGGACCCTGGAGCTACGAAATCCGCCTCACTCCCACTCGACCCGTCCGTGTGGACCCTGGTGAGAGCCCTTTCTGATCGACTGCCCCTTTCTCCACGCCTGCCATGAAATCTCTCTCCTCTCGCGAACGCGTCATGGTGACCCTCCTCCCGGCGGGCATCCTCATGATCGTCTACTTCATCTTCTTCGCCCGCCCCGCCTCCCAGGAGTCAGACGAGCTTCGTCGGCAGATTGGAATCTGGGAAGATCGGCTTCCCAGCAATCGTGAGCAGGCCACCGTTCTCGCAGAATTGCGTCGGCTCGAAGCGGACGTCAAAAAGGAGCAGGCGGCCGCCCAAGAGCGAAAAGAACGGAATGAATCCATCCGAGCCTTCTGGGACGATCCTGACGCCAAAGCCGAAGGGGGTGCCTTCATCGGCAATCTTTTGGCGGAGAATGGCGCGGTCTTGGTGGAGGAAGCCGTCGCCTCCTCAGAAGACCAGCAGACTTTCACTTCCCTTTTGCAACCCCTCCCCTCCGCCCAACTCTGGCGGCTGCGAGTGGCCGGGAGCTACGAGGCCATTCGCAAAAGCATGGCCGCCATCGGAAAGACGGAGCTGCCTCTGGTCCCGGCCGGGATCGAAATGGAGCCCAAGGTCGAGGGCAATCAGAGCATTCACCTCTGGAATCTTTGGATCTGCCGATGACGGAGTTCAGCACAGCCGAGGAATTTGCCCCGCTCGAAGAAAAGCCTACCTTTTCGGCGCGCACTCTCCTCGACCGCTTTCTCCAGACCCTCATCGAGATGGAGGCCTCCGATCTCCACCTCGCCCCTCGCAATCGCCCCCTTTTCCGCCTCCACGGCACCCTGCGAGAGGTCGATGAGTTCCCCCAAGCGCTCAAAGAGGAAGAAATGCGCCTCCTCGTGGAGGAGTTGGCGGGAGGCCCGGCCCTCTCGGCCGTCCCCGCCTCCGGTTCCCTCGATGGAGCCCTGACGGCCGGGGAGAACAATGAGGGGCGCTTTCGTTTCAATATCTACCGTCGCTTGCCCGGCTATGCCATCGCCCTCCGGCGGCTCGAAAATGAATTCCGCTCTCTCCCCCAGCTAGGCCTCCCCGAATCGCTTCTGGATTGGTGCAGTCTCCCGGATGGTCTCATCTTGGTGGCCGGACCGACCGGCTCCGGCAAGAGCACCACCCTCGCGACGCTCGTGGATCACATCAATCGGACCCGCCCGGTTCACGTCATCACCATTGAAGACCCGGTCGAGTATCTTCATGTCTCGGATCGGGCTCTCGTGGACCAGCGGCAAATCGGCACCCACGCGCCCGACTTCCAAACGGCGCTGGTGTCTTCGTTGCGGCAAGACCCGGACGTCATTCTGGTGGGAGAAATTCGAGAGCGGGACACCATCCGAACGGCCATCACCGCGGCCGAGACCGGCCACCTGGTCTTTGCGACCGTCCACGCTCCCGATTGCGCGGGAGCCATCCAGCGGATCGTCTCCGTCTTCCCCTCGGACGAGCAGCCCGGCGTTCTCCGCCAGCTCAGCATGAACCTCCGCGGTGTCCTCGCGCAGCACCTGGTGCCGGCCGACGGCCCGGCCTGCGCAGAGAAACAGGATTTCCGATCCGGTTCCCGCACTCGGGTGCTTTTGAGTGAGATTCTGCAAGTGACCCCCGCCGCCGCCAACCTCATTGCCAAGGCCCAATTCGTCCACCTCGCCTCCACCATGGAGACCGGGGCTCGTCAGGGCATGCAGACCCTGGAACAGAACCTCCTCAGCTGGGTGCTTTCGGGCTATCTCTTGCGGGCCACCGCTCTCTCCAACACCCGCAACCCTAAAGTCTTGGAACAACGGCTGTCCCGAGAGATGAAAGGCAGCCCCGGAAAACGGGTTTCCCGTCCTGCCTCCCGTCGCTAGCCCCTTCTTCCCTGCCGCCCCGCCATGTCCGCCCCGGAACCCAACACCCAAACTACCGCTGGTTCTCCCCCCTCTTCGGTCTCCCCGTCGGTCGTTCCAGATCGGCCCGGCCCTTCGGAAGCCATCGGGGGAAGGGGCCGCGACTCGGAGGGTCCTCTCAATCTCGAGACCATCAAATTCGACCCACGCTGGGCCCTCCAAGTGGCACCCAGCCTCATGATCCGGCGGCGCTTCCTGCCCTTGCTGGCTTTCGAGGGCGTCCTCTATGTCGCGGTCGAGCGCTCCCTCGACTCGGGATCGCGACGCGTTCTCGAGCGTTTGGCGGGTTGTCCGGCCGAACCGATCGTGGCCACCGGGGGCTCCATCCGCCTCCTGCAAACCCGCCTCTTCGGGGATTTGCGGGAAGCCGTCAGCATGGATCGCCCGGCGGTCGACCCCGCGGCCGCCGCCCGAGCCGAAAACGTGGAACCTTCTCCCGAAGAAGCCGTTCGCATTTGCGAGCAGCTCCTCAAAAGCGGCATCGTGCGCCAGGCCTCTGACATCCATTTCAACGTCACCCGCAATGGAGACGTCCAAGTCAAACTGCGGATCGATGGCGTGCTCATGGAGGACACCACCCTGCCTGCCTCCCTGCGCCTGGCGGTTTTCAACCGGATCAAGGTGCTAGGTGGTCTCGACATCGCGGAAAAACGAGCCTCGCAGGATGGCTCCTTCCGCTTTGAGCCGGGCGGAGTCCTCCCCCAGATCGAAGTTCGGGTGGCCACCATTCCCGCCCGTCACGGAGAACGGGTCACCCTCCGACTCCTCACTCGGGAAAGCAATCTCGTCACCCTGAGTGGCTTGGGCTTTGAGGACCGTCACCGGACGCTCTTCGAAAAAGCCATTCGTCTCTCTCACGGGATGGTCTTGCTGACCGGGCCCACCGGAAGCGGCAAGAGCACCACCCTCTACGCCTCGCTGAAATACCTCCTGGCTAACAAACCGGTCAACGCCATGACGGTGGAAGACCCCATCGAATATGAAATCGATGGCGTGACCCAGACCGAGGTCGATGCCAAGCGGCAGAAGGTTTCGTTCGCCACCTCCCTGCGCAGCATCCTCCGGCACGATCCGGATGTCGTCATGTTGGGAGAGATTCGCGACCAGGAAACCTCCGAACTCTCCGTGCGAGCCGCCCTCACCGGTCACCTCGTGTTCAGCACCCTCCACACCAACACCGCCATGGGGGCGGTCACCCGTCTGCTGGACTTGGGGGTCGATCGCTTCCTGGTGGCCTCCGTCCTTCGTTTGGTGGCTGCCCAACGGCTCGTCCGCCGGCTCTGCGATGAGTGCAGCCGCCAGGACACCATCACCGAATCGGAGGCGCATGCCTTGCGCAATCCCAGCCTGGCGGGGCGCCCTTGCCGCCGGTCGGCCGGCTGTCTCAGCTGCGCCGGAACCGGCTTCACCGGACGCACCGCGCTCTTCGAAGTCGTCCCGATCGGCCCCGAAGAATCCGAACTCATCGGATCGGTTTCGGTCAGCGACTCCGTGGAAGCGGAACTCAACAAGCGAGTCCGGGCCGCTGGGCATGCCTCCCTCTTGGAAAACGGCATTGCCAAGGTCGAGGCAGGCGAGACGACGGTCGACGAAGTCCTCAACGCCACCCTCGACTTCGCCTGATCTCTTTTACCCCGTTCGCGATGAGCTTATTTGAATACACTGCGGTCAATGCCTCTGGCGAATCGGTAGTCGGGCGACTCAAGGCCGAATCCGCCGAGGACCTGAGGTGGTCTCTTTTGGAGAAGGGCCTCCAGCCGGAATCGGTTCGGGAAACCTCTGCCGAAGAGATCGGTTTTTCTCCGGTCAATTGGCTCAGCGTTCGCCCCGTTCACATTGAACTCACTCTTCGTCAGATTGCAGTCATGCTTCGCAGTGGCATGACTCTCTTGGCCGCCATCGAGACCGTCATCGACCAGCCCCCGTCGAGACCCACTCGGCGGGTCTATGAAAAGATCCGGCGTAGCCTGGAGAATGGAGAACCCTTGGCCGAAGCGCTCACTCAGCACAAGTGCTTCCCTCCTGGGGTCGTTGCTCTTATTGGCATGGGAGAAGAAAGCGGAAACTTGGACGGCGTGATGGATCGGGCTGCCATCGCTATGGAAACCAAGCGCCGCAACACCAACGCCACCCTGACGGCTCTCTTCTACCCCTCTTTCACTTTTCTCTTCGCCATCGGCATCTGCGTCTACATGATCGTGGCCGTCATTCCGCCCATGAAAAGGGCCTTAGAAGCGCTCGGCCGCCCCATGCCGGCGATGACCCAATCCCTTCTCGACATTGGCGAGTTTTTCGAAAAATGGGGAGTGATGATGATCCTGATCATGGTGATCTTGATCGTCGTCTACATCTTGATCTGGCTTTGGCCACCCGGCAGACTGGCCCTGGATCGCACTGCTCTTCGGCTCCCCTTAGTCGGGACCATCATCCGGACGGGCGACACGGCCCTTTTCTCTCGTTCCATGGGCACGCTCTTAGGGAGCGGGATTCCGTTGGTGGAGAACCTGCGCATCATCGGGACGATTCATCGGAATCGCTACCTCACGGCGGTCGTGGAGTCGGCTCGCCGGCGCATCCTTGAAGGCAGCTCCCTAGCGGAAAGCCTGACCCGCCCGCATGCCTACACCCCCATGATGCTCAAAATGATCGGCGTAGGGGAGGCTTCCGGTAATTTGGAAGAGACCCTCGATCACGTGGCTGATTTCCACGACGACCAACTTCAATCCCTCATCAAACGCTTAAGCGCTCTCCTCGAACCAGCCGTGATTCTTCTAGTCGGCTTGCTGGTCGGCTATGTCTATATCGCCTTTTTCATCGGCCTTTATGGGGCTGCCTAACCCGCTTCACGCCTTTCTTGCTCCACGAACTTTTCAACCTCGATCCTCAACCAACCGATTCCATGAAACTACCTGCGGTCCTCCGCTCTCTTTCCTTGCTCCTGAGCTTGGCCCTTGGCCTCTCGGCTCTCTTTCCCTTCCCTCTTTCCGCCCAGCAGGGCGCGGGCGACCCCACGCGCACTGATGCCGAGATGGAGGAAGTCCTCCGCGCCCTTCGTGCCAGTGAGGAGGACGATGCGGCCTCCCAAAGCGCCAACGCCATCGGGCGGGTCTCGCTCGCCGGTTTGGTGGTGGCAAGCAGCGGCCAAGCAGGGATCGCCGAAGGCTCCGCCCTGCTGCGGGTCGGCAACCTCTTTGTTCTCGCTCGCAAAGGGCAGACCGTAACCAACGGAAGCAAAAGCTACCTCGTCCAATCCGCCAGCGAGTCCTTGGTCCTGCTGGAGGAATCGGGCGGCGAGCAGTTGGTTCTCCGGGCCCAAAACGCAAGGGACGCTCAGGGAGGCGAGCAAGATCTCGCTCTCGTCGAATTCCAAGAAGTCCCTCTTCACTTGGCCGCAAGGGCGCTTTCGGACGAGACGGGGCTGCGGATTGTCGTCTCCAGCCAAGCCCGTCAGACCCCCATCAGCCTCTATCTCCGAGGTGTGGACATCGCCGATGCGCTCGACTCCCTCGTGCTCACTCACCGGCTTTATCAAAGTGATATTCCGGAAGCCGATATCGTCCGACTTCACACCACCGCGGAGTATGCCGAAGACGCGAGCGCCTTTCGGGATGAGCGGACGCGCGTCTTCACCCTCAAGTATCCCAATGCGCGGGACGTCGCCCTTTCTATCCGGGATCTTTATGGCGATCGGGTTCAGTTGGCCCAACGATTCGAAGACGAAGACGAACCGGGCGAATACCTCTCCGAAGATCTCCAGCAGCGCTTGGAACGCTTCGATATCATCGATGCCCGGGGCCAGGGATTTGGAGTGGATAGTGGGGGCAATCAAGGAGGGCGGGGCCTTCAAGCGCTCTCCAACCGCTTCAACAACCGAAACAATAACAACAACAACTTCCTCAACTCTGCCAACCGCCTCTTCGGAGACGATCAGGCTCTCAGCCAAGATGATCGCTTCACCGAAGCCGATGATGAACTTTCGCCCGAGCAAATCGCTGCCTTAGCCTCGGGGGATCCTCGCGTCATCGAGCAGATCCTCCAGCAACGCGCCGATATCTTTGTCACCGTCATCGACCGACTGAACAAAGTCATGGTCCGGACCCGGGACGACAAAACCATGCAGGAAATCGGCGACTTGGTGCAGTCTCTCGACGTCCCCACTCCCCTGGTCCTCTTGGAAGTCAAGATCATGGAGGTGGACCTCGCCCGAGGCCTCGACACCGCCTTCGATTGGAGCTTCAACTCCGGTGAGTTCGCCGGCAGCTTCGCTCCGGTCAGTCCTTTCAACGCGGGAGACCTCATCTTCAGCTATCTCGACAGCACCTTCCAAGCACAAGTCCGGCTTCTCCAACAAGCCAACAAGCTCACCATTTTGGGGAAACCCATGTTGTTGACCGCCAACAACGAAGTCAGCCGCCTTTTCATCGGGGAGGAAGTGCCGCTCAATCGCAACTTTGACGGCGGGCAGACCATCGTGACCGATGGCACCCCCATTGTGGCGGCCAGCAACACGGATATCGAATTCCGCCCCGTCGGCTCCACTCTTCTGATCACCCCCAACATCAACGCAGACCGCACCGTCTCCCTCCGAGTCCTCCAAGAGGAATCCCGAGTCGTGGAAGGGGGGGCCGATGTCCTGGTGCCTGACCAAGGGGGCGGCTTTGTCAGCCAAACCATCGACACGGTCGCTTCTCAAACCGCCAGTGGCACCTTTGTCGCGCGCGATAAGCAAACCATCGCCGTCGGCGGCATGATCACCGAACGTCTGGAATCGCGGCGTTCGCAAATCCCCATCCTGGGTGACATCCCGATCGTGGGTCGCCTCGCCCGAAATCAGATCGTGGGAAGAGAGCGCCGGGAAATCGTCCTTCTCCTGACCCCTCACATTATTCAAACCCCAGGCGAGGGCGAGGCCATCAGCCAGCGAGTGGTCCAGAAGAACTCGCTCCACCCCAACGCCCCGACCGGCGAAGGCACGCTGGGGGCCTTCATCGAACAAGAGGTGCTCGACACGGGAAGTGAAGAGTTCATCCCACTGCGTCGCGTGCAACGGCTCCAACAGCAGTTGGACAGCCTCCGGCCCTCCTGGAACCGCCCACCCGAAAACACCGCCACCTCCGAACCCAAAAAGGCCGTGCAAGTCTTCAAAAAGCGCTAAAAGCCACCGCCTCCGTCCTCCCCGCGCTCGAAATCGAAAATCAAGAATCAAAAAGCTGCCCTCCTAATCAATTGAGAAAGCCTCGCTTCGGTGCGATTTCTGCCTCGCTCCGTCGTCGATGAAAGCCGCTCTCCAATCCATGTCCCCGCCTGGCGATGCCAGCGGGGAGGGGCCCTCCTCCCACCCGGCGGATGTGCCCCTAGCGGTGCATGACCTGACGGTCGCCTACCACCAACGCCCTGTCCTCTGGGACATCGACCTCGACATCCCGGAAGGCAAACTGGTCGGCTTGGTCGGTCCCAACGGAGCGGGCAAAAGCACCCTTCTCAAGGCCTGCCTTGACCTCCTCCCCAAAACCAGTGGCGAGGTGCTCGTCTACGGCAAATCCTACAAGACTCAGCGCCATCGCCTGGGCTACGTCCCCCAGCGGGAAAGCGTGGACTGGGACTTCCCGGTCAGCGCCCTCGATGTCGTAGCCATGGGCACCTACCGAGAAATCGGCTGGTTCCGCCGGGTGGGCAAGCGCGAGAAAGAGAAGGCGCTGGCCTGCCTCGACCGGCTAGGAATCGCCGACTTGGCCG is drawn from Verrucomicrobiota bacterium and contains these coding sequences:
- a CDS encoding type II secretion system protein, encoding MQKSCSAELQSLVKTATETALALGNHSQKRTKTSEIDSPSKPNQKMKTTNKTTYRRASKAGLTLIELLVVLVILTGLGSLLLPTINDALTRTHLATCSASFQDVHTMAQRALFDGGGIGNNLETGVFNTSGESVNGASFVGTLTQAEVTALNNIGLTTVINHGDPTAAGYDPTFEIGGVAETLDTATEVLRFTGADTLGLYLPGATADDAYVVLMIGRDWTGLGDVAAEPPVHFGDDPNATPNKVHSRFGLVFQVSSDADGSITDLGDDGVAGTGDDTLGAGGVETAQFITVAYTLDGEGLETRDEHTAVYWNEVVEGS
- a CDS encoding prepilin-type N-terminal cleavage/methylation domain-containing protein; the encoded protein is MVPETENAWSPSRPQTWQPAGGRPERQAGLTLIELLVVLVILVGLGGLTLALINNGATLTGADGVTRTDNQIVTEETLQTVRDVLIGTSSSDLGYYQHLGQFPESLGALLTNIDNEPIYNPATKRGWRGPYLATGGGRYGNFLDASDQFPDNSEISGIEDDPVILDSWGKPLLLGQESGSDFAWLISAGPDRELDTDLDTALDSDRDDDLVLFLLTTDPNLQ
- a CDS encoding prepilin-type N-terminal cleavage/methylation domain-containing protein, with translation MTTSSSWLARDARKGGLTLIELLVVLSVIAVLSTAALRSVVGTVDQQNYDTNVEQLEEIEKAILGDGDTAGFLSDLGRLPEVRDGSPVEDQLEELLDPTIWDADELFGVSSPDGDPDVQLATGWRGPYIDLGINQDELDDAFANPYQLLQADRSPIDASDDDENDIAIIESFGADGADGGTIFSEDVEIVFEDTTTGQNFWRTILTVNVSPPEGETLIERDNPATTESIVVRIYGANPDFDPSDPTSQKLHTIEQVEEEISNTGDSSFSFLLDGDDDPTNDPDLNPGPGLPIGPKALRIYRVESVPADKQDAIADSELQSKSPITYFNLSQFNTSETLFID
- a CDS encoding PilT/PilU family type 4a pilus ATPase → MTEFSTAEEFAPLEEKPTFSARTLLDRFLQTLIEMEASDLHLAPRNRPLFRLHGTLREVDEFPQALKEEEMRLLVEELAGGPALSAVPASGSLDGALTAGENNEGRFRFNIYRRLPGYAIALRRLENEFRSLPQLGLPESLLDWCSLPDGLILVAGPTGSGKSTTLATLVDHINRTRPVHVITIEDPVEYLHVSDRALVDQRQIGTHAPDFQTALVSSLRQDPDVILVGEIRERDTIRTAITAAETGHLVFATVHAPDCAGAIQRIVSVFPSDEQPGVLRQLSMNLRGVLAQHLVPADGPACAEKQDFRSGSRTRVLLSEILQVTPAAANLIAKAQFVHLASTMETGARQGMQTLEQNLLSWVLSGYLLRATALSNTRNPKVLEQRLSREMKGSPGKRVSRPASRR
- a CDS encoding GspE/PulE family protein; this encodes MSAPEPNTQTTAGSPPSSVSPSVVPDRPGPSEAIGGRGRDSEGPLNLETIKFDPRWALQVAPSLMIRRRFLPLLAFEGVLYVAVERSLDSGSRRVLERLAGCPAEPIVATGGSIRLLQTRLFGDLREAVSMDRPAVDPAAAARAENVEPSPEEAVRICEQLLKSGIVRQASDIHFNVTRNGDVQVKLRIDGVLMEDTTLPASLRLAVFNRIKVLGGLDIAEKRASQDGSFRFEPGGVLPQIEVRVATIPARHGERVTLRLLTRESNLVTLSGLGFEDRHRTLFEKAIRLSHGMVLLTGPTGSGKSTTLYASLKYLLANKPVNAMTVEDPIEYEIDGVTQTEVDAKRQKVSFATSLRSILRHDPDVVMLGEIRDQETSELSVRAALTGHLVFSTLHTNTAMGAVTRLLDLGVDRFLVASVLRLVAAQRLVRRLCDECSRQDTITESEAHALRNPSLAGRPCRRSAGCLSCAGTGFTGRTALFEVVPIGPEESELIGSVSVSDSVEAELNKRVRAAGHASLLENGIAKVEAGETTVDEVLNATLDFA
- a CDS encoding type II secretion system F family protein, producing MSLFEYTAVNASGESVVGRLKAESAEDLRWSLLEKGLQPESVRETSAEEIGFSPVNWLSVRPVHIELTLRQIAVMLRSGMTLLAAIETVIDQPPSRPTRRVYEKIRRSLENGEPLAEALTQHKCFPPGVVALIGMGEESGNLDGVMDRAAIAMETKRRNTNATLTALFYPSFTFLFAIGICVYMIVAVIPPMKRALEALGRPMPAMTQSLLDIGEFFEKWGVMMILIMVILIVVYILIWLWPPGRLALDRTALRLPLVGTIIRTGDTALFSRSMGTLLGSGIPLVENLRIIGTIHRNRYLTAVVESARRRILEGSSLAESLTRPHAYTPMMLKMIGVGEASGNLEETLDHVADFHDDQLQSLIKRLSALLEPAVILLVGLLVGYVYIAFFIGLYGAA
- a CDS encoding metal ABC transporter ATP-binding protein, which encodes MSPPGDASGEGPSSHPADVPLAVHDLTVAYHQRPVLWDIDLDIPEGKLVGLVGPNGAGKSTLLKACLDLLPKTSGEVLVYGKSYKTQRHRLGYVPQRESVDWDFPVSALDVVAMGTYREIGWFRRVGKREKEKALACLDRLGIADLADRQISQLSGGQQQRIFLARALAQEADLYLMDEPFSAVDAATEQAIVKLLQELNQQGKTCLVVHHDLATVSQYFDWLVLLNMRIVASGPTPEIFTKENLQKTYGGKLNLLDSAAQALIHATR